In Methanosphaera sp. ISO3-F5, a genomic segment contains:
- a CDS encoding OB-fold nucleic acid binding domain-containing protein, whose amino-acid sequence MNDKKIFKISLITLIIGLMGIILLSGYVNPEKLTIKQINKSKIDNQIELDANIESIIKTKSNTQIIKLKDQTGNINLIIFPSTNLKTKLIKNQKITVIGRVTQYNGELELILEESKNIKIG is encoded by the coding sequence AAAATATCATTAATAACATTAATTATAGGATTGATGGGTATAATATTATTATCAGGATATGTAAACCCTGAAAAACTAACAATAAAACAAATAAACAAATCAAAAATAGACAATCAAATCGAATTAGATGCAAACATAGAATCAATCATCAAAACAAAATCAAATACTCAAATAATAAAATTAAAAGATCAAACCGGAAATATTAATTTAATAATTTTTCCCTCAACAAATCTAAAAACTAAATTAATCAAAAACCAGAAAATAACCGTTATAGGAAGGGTTACACAATATAATGGGGAATTAGAATTAATACTGGAAGAATCCAAAAATATTAAAATAGGATAA